The Gallus gallus isolate bGalGal1 chromosome 31, bGalGal1.mat.broiler.GRCg7b, whole genome shotgun sequence DNA segment atatggggctgtgggaaggtGTTTGTGGTCCTAGTAATCCTGAAGAGATGAGAATGAGCACAGAAGGAGGAAGGCTCCggggctgtgggcagaaagCTATGAAGCAGGATacggatctgtggggcaggacaTGGGGTGAGATTTGGTGTCATGGGGCATGATATGCGATTATGGGGCAGGATATGGGCTCATACCATTCCCAAAGCAACgaggatgaggatggagggagggaaggctgtgggggacagagctgtggggatgaaTATGGAAGcacggggctgtggggcaggaacATGGGGTTAGTGGTTATGGGGTACAGTGTGGAGTCATGAGGTTATGAGGTTAGGCCTCACAGCTTCCACCACACCCACAGGAGAGTGCTGCCCCCATAAGGATTTAGTTTGGTTGATAAATGCATTTCCTGCTCAGGGTGAGGAGAAGACGAGGGGCAGGGCACTGAGCCTCCCCATCTGAAAACCCATCactgcccccaaatcccaccgCTCTCCCACAGCTCTCCACACCCCACAACTCATCAAAACCTCATGCCCCACCACAAAACCCTCCCTGCTACCCCACAGCCACatttcctgccccacagccccatgaccccccatcccaccccagaGCTCCACGTGCTGTCCGCTTGCCCCACGTCCAGCCCGTTGGCCTTGTATCGAGATACAGAGCACCATGATCCCATATCTCCAACCCATACTACCACAACCCCACATCCTGCCACTATGAgtcccatgaccccatatccctcccGATAACCCCACGACTCTTCACCTTTCCCCAGTActccactgctgccccacatcCGTCAGCCCACCAGGAACCCCCCATGTGCTCACCTCCTCTGTTTGCCTCAGTGTCTGTGGGGAGCTGGGTCCCGCCCCATAGGTTAAGTGAGGAACTGACAGGGGTGGGGCCACACTCGGGGGCCACTCTCCGCAGAGGCCCTTTCTCCTTTGTTATGGCATGGGAACACCCCCTTGGCTGAGCCACACTACTTGAGGgtgatttgggggagaaaaaaatggggggggggtaCACTTTTTATGGGACACCCCACAGGTGTGTAGGGTGGGTACAGAGGGGCTGTCACTTCAAGggggtgtcctatggggcagCGGTGACATTGGAGGAAACGTGTTTTTTCCTGAACAGCAAACGTCTGCTGTGTGGTGGTGGAGAGCCCCAAAATTGGCGTAAATGTACAAAAATAGGAGGTgcggcgctgtggggctgtgtcCCATAACTGTCTTCTCTCTGTACGTAGATCCAAATACCCCCCATCCAGCATTTCCCCAACACCTGAGGAACAGGTGGAGGTAGGGACAAACATCAGCATCCAGTGCTGGAACCAGGGTTATCAGGGCACCATCTCCCTGTACCAGGGTGGGCACTCAGCCCCTGTCCAGCACAGGAACACCAATGCTGATGGCACAGCCGTGGTTCAGTTgtagctgagcagtgctgcacagagccacagatgGTTCCGCTTCTCAGCTTCTCACCCTGTGCTGCCAGCGAGGGGCTGGAGGgcaccaggagctgggaggggacagaaccaggccAGCTGACCTGCACTGCCAAAGGGATATCTCACAGCGTATGGCATCGGGTGAGAAATGGAACTCTGAGGGGAGCTGTGTGAGGTGGTGacgggagagcagcagggaaagaggTATCCAGTATGGGAGGGAAcgagctgtgctggaggtggtgTAGAATGGTGTTCGGAATGATGATCCGGAATGGTGTTTGGAATGAGGAGCAAGTGGTGGAGGAATTGACTGACCGACTCTGGCAATTCCAGTTCCACCAGCCAGGAGGAATACAGGGACAGTTGGGTTCAGAAAGGAGTGCCCTGTTTGGGAAGTTCCTAAGATTCACCTTTCTCACAACTCACCAAGTGGGACGGGACATTTTCCTTGGCATCATGGGCAGAATGCCCTGGATAAAGAGCAAGAGGAATCCAGAAGGGCTATGATCTGAGTTGAGAAAGAAGGATTCTTGTTTGGGCCATGTCTGAGCTCTGTGGCAGCTGCATTGTGGAGTTTGAGGTGCCGCAGTGATAGCAGTGCAGGAAGATACATGTGTTGCGCAGCAAACCAAATGAGGAACTGAGTCACTGAGAGCGGTGATAAGGAGTTTGCAAGCTGAACTGGAAGTTGAGCCAAAGGTGTGCTTGCATGCACGgatagcacagcacagtttgcagAACCATCTGCACGAGGGTTAGATCTGCTTTCAGAGGGTGTGCAGTTTTTGTACCTGTTTGCAATCCATGCATGATGGCCATCTGATGACCTCTCAACCTGAatcatgagaacagcttttccatactgtgagaacagccttttGCAGACCTGGGGCGGATTCaagctgaaggacagcaggCTTGTGTAATTGGAAGCTCAAGAAGGAAATGCGGAGGCCGCAAAACTTGTTGCCAAGTGAAGATAAGGAAGTAGAATAGATGTCCCGCTGTTGCAGATAGGGCAGCAAAACAGATGGCTCAGCTCCGTGTAACGTCAGTGGGAACAGGTTCGTTCTGCACCACCTTGTAAGGCTGGAAATTCACGGCAAGCATTATTGCCAGCCTTCATCCCATGACCACCAGAGACCCCCACCAGATATTCCATggaggttggaaccagatgTTAATTATTTCTCAGAATTTCGGCCTGTTTTCCTGACATGCAGTGAATATGGTCATACTATGCCTTTAGATATATGGTTGTTTCTCCCTTTGGTGTGCATCTTGGTGGAGCGATTCCCCGTGCACCCAGCACTGTGATAAAGGGAATACCTGCTTGGCATCACCCGTTGGTGTGTCAGGATCCTTTGTTGGTTTTCTCTGCCCATGCTATTAAAGGCAGGTTCTGGTCAGATGACCCCAATAATCCGAGGTCTTCCCGATGCACTGAAAATGTATGCAGTCAGTTTACAAGCTGacagcaaacagctgcagtgctggaaggcaCAATTCAGGAGCGACTCAGGGCAGGGGGGGCACATGGATGAGAAGGGAGGGTCAGCAGTTCTGCCAAAACGTCCCCTTTTTACTGCTTTGGGGATGGTGGGAGATGCCTTTTGGTTTGGTTACAGCAGCGGAAGCAAAACAACGGGCAGCACAGAGGTAAACCTGCTCGGGCTTCCAAACTGTGGAGTGACTTTGCCAGCTGGGTAGAGAATATTGCCATAAAGGTGCATCATGGGGATGCTCATGTACCAAGAGCCGGGGCACTGACCAGCATGAAAACAACCAGCAGGTCGATCAGGCTGCTGGGACTGAAGTGGCTCGGATAGACTCGGACTGGCAACATCAGGGTGAGTTATTCCTAGCTCGGTGGGCGATGACACCTCAGGCCATCAGGAAAGAGATATGACATAGAAATGGTCTCAAGATGGAGGCACGGACTTAACCATGGTTGCTACTGCACAACTAATTCACGAATGTGAATGAAGTGCTACAGTTAAACAAGACAAGAGAATGAGACCTCACTGGCATAAAGGGTGACGGCAGGAGTTTAACTGTgaagtttcctttcctttcctttcctttcctttcctttcctttcctttcctttcctttcctttcctttcctttcctttcctttcctttcctttcctttcctttcctttcctttcctttcctttcctttcctttcctttcctttcctttcctttcctttcctttcctttcctttcctttcctttcctttcctttcctttcctttcctttcctttcctttcctttcctttcctttcctttcctttcctttcctttcctttcctttcctttcctttcctttcctttcctttcctttcctttcctttcctttcctttcctttcctttcctttcctttcctttcctttcctttcctttcctttcctttcctttcctttcctttcctttcctttcctttcctttcctttcctttcctttcctttcctttcctttcctttcctttcctttcctttcctttcctttcctttcctttcctttcctttcctttcctttcctttcctcccttcccttcccttcccttcccttcccttcccttcccttcccttcccttcccttcccttcccttcccttcccttcccttcccttcccttcccttcccttcccttcccttcccttcccttcccttcccttcccttcccacatgcttttctaattttcctattggtattccacagcATTACATCAcggacaaaagagaagaacatcTACGTATCCCAAAGGACAtcacggtcagagaagggaGATACAGCACTGAAGATgcgtcatctggttgcgcacgACCTTTCGCTTTCGCTTCCTGTCAGGAAGAGGAGTGgatgtgcttccaagctgtgcgcCTTCAGCAAGTTGGGCTttcggtttcagaaactctctctctctctctctctctctttctctctctctcttatttcatttgatttattatcctcaCTTTCAATTTGATTGTATTATATaatgtcatcttgcattccaatatcatagttagtaaaacaAATTCTCCTTAGATAGTTGCCGctgctcagatttttttttcaggaagtcagggggcccacaagcctactgCCCCTCTGTCATGGGCGCatatttatctagataactccgtgacaccagagaagctgcatttcttgatgTCTCCTTCTTGTCAGGCGGAGACTTCAACCATTGTATGAGCGCTCTCATCcccccttctgctccagcactgcagctccccaAAATGGACCAtcattgcttttctccctccatctctctctcttacgttccttctctgcttctctccatttcctctcttttctttcttttactctctcttcctcattttcctccaaGTCGTCTTTTAcacttctcctgcagcagccataacCTCAGTTTCCCTGGAGGTGGCATAGAAGGCAATAACACCAGTGCCAAAGTATCCTTTATCTGTATCGCTCATTCACTGTTACGAGGATGTCTCCTAAtttcagtgcagggcagttgATTGGCTGCAGATGGACAGTTCAATAAATGGTCTTCTGTTGTTCCTCTGATTCCCTGTCTGACTCTGTTGCCCTGGAGAGTTGAGGAAAGCACGGACTGCCCTACAGGGTCACTGTGCAGAGAGTGTGGCATGCGTTGGCGGACACCATGCGAGGGGACACATTCACAGCCCTCTGGGGACCGTGTGTGACAGCCCAGGGTTGAGAGCGTGTGGGGCACCTCAACAGGCGCAGTGTGCAGAGTACGTCTCTCCACTTGTCCCACCCAGAGGGACTCCACAGTGCAACCACACCTATGGGCTAATATTGCCACATCAGGAGGTGACATCACATCATCCTGCCCAAAAAGGGGAACTGGCAGCAGCTGTCCAGCCACTCTCTGCCCTCACGGCAGTCTTGCTGTCcacaagctgctcctgcctcatggcaccaatggcagtGGCCCTCATCCtcggtgagtgacaatggggacgtggtgccacagaggttggtggcccagtgtgggaccaggaccgtgtcccttgcaggttggtggctggtggcagtgAGCAGTGCACGGAGacgtgagtatggggacagggggagaagGGAAACTGAGGGAGGGGAGCGTGGtcagggggagagcagaggggcccaggagggtgtgcagggacaaggctgactgctgtcccctgtcctagtgccacgaccctccctgtcgctgcaccccagccagggggtgtccctgggggacagtgtcaccctgcgctgccacctgccccagccAGCTGCCTGGGTCTGGCTGTTCCAGGATGGACATTTGAGATCCTACAGGAACATGGACAAGAGGCAGGACATGGCTGAGTTCTTCTTGGTTCACTTAAAGCAGGAAGATGCAGTGCAGTATTGGTGTCGGTACGATACAGTTGCGCCATGGGGAACATCAAATAAGAGTGATCCCGTACAGCTGGTGTACGGTGAGGGCACTGGGGAAAGCAGATGGGCCTGGGCTGTCCCCGCAAGGTGGTGTCCTATCGCAGTATCCTCTGTGAACTCAGATTCAAGTTATCCCCCACCTGCCATTTCCCTGAAACCTGAGGAATGTGTGGATGTGGGGATGAATGTCACCATCCAGTGCTGGAACCAGGAACATGGGGGAACCATCTTCCTGCACAAGGATGGGCACTCAGCCCCTATCCAGCACCAGGACCCCGATGATGGGGGCACTGCCACCTTCACCCTCTTCGGGGTGAACACAGATGACTCCGGCACCTATAGGCGCTCCTACCGCATCGGGGGCTCCTACCTTCTGTTCTCACCCCTTGGGGATAATGTGACCCTGGAAGTGATTCCCAGACCTGCACCCCCAGGTAGGTCTGAGCTCCCCTTCAGGGCACCCCCTCTCACCTGTAGGTGACAGTGTCACTGCATCCCTCATACATTGAGGTGGGGGCTGGTTATGGGGACACCAAAAGCACTTTGACCCCACAGGTGACGGTGGGGGTCCCAGCAGGAAcctggtggcagcagtggcggggggctgtgctgctgccattgtcATCATCATCGTCCTCACTgtctctttcctccttgttgCTCAGAGAAGACGAATGCAGACAGATGAGAGGCCTGGTGGGGAAGGGGTTAAATGGCTTTgatcccccatagatcccctatagaTCCCCACTGGTGTTGTTTAGCCCCTCCATAATCCCAcccttctcctctcctgtttatgACTCAGGTACCACCCCCCGAAGCCCTGAGGCTGTGCAGATCCAGGTCAGTGTCTGTGTCAGGGGACACCTAACCCACCCATTACACAATGCCATCATCCCATCAGACATGTTGGGATCCCATGGTCACACTGCTGTTCCTGTGTCCCCAGGTGTCCCCCGGCGACAGCGAGGGTCTGACCTACGCCCAGCTGCAAGTTGTGACCTCCAGCACCCACCCCCCCGCCTCTTCTACCACCCCTGAACCCCCCATTATCTACGCCGAGGTGGGCACGCGGGGACCCCGCTGATGCCCCCAGATGTGTACGCAAACACGGGTGTGTTGTGTGCACACATGGACTTCAAAGGTGCACAGTGCCAGTGTGCTCGGTGTGCTCACCATCACGTGTGAATTACAGCCATGTACCTGTGCGTGTGAACACGTGGATGTGTATTAAACGGGTGTGCACCATCCCGTGTGCATATCAGGTGTACAAACACACGTGTGGGACACGCTgaactctgtgcttctgtgtgtgtctgtgcgaTGCCGTATGTGTGCACCACCAGCTgtacacactgctgctcatgtgtGTCCTTAGCATGTGCTCCCAGGGTCTGCACTACATGTGAGCCTCCACAGCACATGCATGTCATCAACACGTGCCCTGTGCCTGCACCAcatctgtccccacagcacacGCGTGTCCTTTCCGTGTgcatctccatctccacaaGCCAAAACAGCCCCTATCCCACAGTGGTTTTGGCgcatctccatctccacaaGCCAAAccagcccccatcccacagtggTTTTGGGGCAGGATTTGTGGTGAGGAGGGAAAATGCCTTTGGGTGACGGCTGGGAACAGGAcagaggggttgtggggttttccAGAAagtgggggagaagaggaagtttgtgtgtgggagggctgtgtgtgggagcagcagtgaggggaagggcaggagagctgacttcccccttttggtggtggaaggggaaatgctggagagtttgtgagctCGATGGAGATTATGGAGTCCAGATGGAGGATTGTGGGGAGCTGGATGGAGACCTGTGGGGCCACAGGGAGATCTGGCAGCTGCATGAAGGATCTGCAGTCTTCTCAATGGAGGTTTGTGGCTGGATAGAAATGTTGGGTTGGTTGGAGGCTTTGGGTCTGAGTGGAGGATTTTGGGGTGGATGGAGGTTTTGGTGTAGATGGGGTATTACGGTATGAATGATGGATTTGGTGGCTGAATGGAGTCTTGGTGGCCTGGATGTAGAGATTGTGTCTGGCTGTACAGATCAGAGGTTGGTGTCGATTCAGGGGCAAGATGGAGTTTTCAGAGCGGACAGTGATTTTGGGGGATGAGTGACATTTATATGGCTGGATGGTGGATGTGTGGACTGAATGGAGTTTTTTTGGGGTGGATGATGATTTTTGGGGATGAAGGTCCTGGAGTTCATTGAGGTtttggagggctgtgtgtggaggGTGGTGTGGGGTGTGAATGTTGGGACTGCATGAAGGATTAGGGGTGGCTGGATGGAGATGGTGGGGCTGGATGCAGAGTTTGGTCTGAGATGGAATGGGTGGAGATCACTGGGATGAGTGGAAGTTTTGGGGTCAGAACGGAGATGCTGTAGGTCGATTGCAGGATTTTAGGGTCTGGTTAAGGATTTTGGGGGTGAGTGGAGGTATTGGTATTGGAAGGACAgatagatattaggaaacataGTTCAGGTGTGTGGGTGGATAGGAGGGCCATCAGGTGGGGAGATAGAGAGATCAACAGGCAGAAGGTGGCTTGAATTTGTTGTGTCCATACTGGATCAGGAggtgcagccccaggagctggAGATCCAGCAGGccgatggatggatggatggctggctggatggctggacGGACGGATGGATGAATGAGCAACAGagtgatggaaagcagcccacacagctgggaatctgtcctcaaggacagggagaggagcagagctgtcagatgtGTAAGGCCGCTTTGCTCAGGGCACGAGAactctccatccccagtgcaggcagtccGGAAAGGAAGGCTAGAGAGCGGCATGGCTGAAgcgggacctgctggtcaaagtggagagcaagaagcagatgcacaggcagtgtcagcagggccagggaggctggcaggagggtggtgctggtgctggtctgtgtggggctgggggcaggaaggccaaggcccagctggaactggacgtggtgaggggtgcaaagaagaacGAGGAAGGCTTCGACAGGGCTGTCAACCTAAAAAGGAAAGCCCAGGAGGGCGAACACAACAGTGAACAATGCAAGCAGGCTggaaacaacagacaaggagaaggctgactCCTTCATGGGGTTTATGGGTTCCgcacacagcctctgtgtgTCAGTAGATTCAATCAGACTCAAAAATGCTGTCTCACATtctgagagcaaggcaaggtccATCCCTTGTTCCCGTCCTTCTAATTCAGGCGGCAGAATCatttcctgatctgatgggtctggcagcaccacacacccTCACTGAGTGCTATTCCATTCAGCAGTgaattggctctgcagggctgccaatggctcctgccaggatttcagccttccatcagcagtgtgttgaatgacagcctctccttctgggctgtcagcagcgctgctcccaacACAGCACACACTGTGTGGTTCTGATCCTTAGCCATTCCCATTGGGGAGGGGCTCACAGAgcccttttcagctcctcaggaacaggggagcagcccagcaccggcatttcccaggcagccatggcttgTCCCTGCTCGGACCTGTCCCAGCATGGAGCCTTCCTGGGGGAGAGCTGTGTCATGGTATTGCatctttgctattggtattccacatcataacatcatggacaaaagagaagaactacgtatcccagcggacctcacggtcagagaaggaagacacatcacggaagatacgtcatctggttgcgcgcggtcttcttcacttttgcttgctgccgggagaggagtggctgtgctttccaagccgtgcgccttcatcaagtaaggctttcggtttcggaaactctctctctctctctctctctctctccctctctatcactctttcgctctctcccatttcatttgatttattatccttactcccaatttGATTctattatatcgtgtcatcttgtattccaacatcgtagttagtaaaataagttctccttcttagatcgttgccgctgctccgttttttctcgggaagccgggggggagggggccccGAGCCTACTGCtcccctgtcacgggcacagatctatctaggtaactccgtgacaccaTGGGACCACTCCTTGGCACCTGTGGGCTCCGAGTGTTTGGGTGTCCCCCTCACAGGGCA contains these protein-coding regions:
- the LOC107051138 gene encoding immunoglobulin superfamily member 1-like, with protein sequence MDKRQDMAEFFLVHLKQEDAVQYWCRYDTVAPWGTSNKSDPVQLVYGEGTGESRWAWAVPARWCPIAVSSVNSDSSYPPPAISLKPEECVDVGMNVTIQCWNQEHGGTIFLHKDGHSAPIQHQDPDDGGTATFTLFGVNTDDSGTYRRSYRIGGSYLLFSPLGDNVTLEVIPRPAPPGDGGGPSRNLVAAVAGGCAAAIVIIIVLTVSFLLVAQRRRMQTDERPGTTPRSPEAVQIQVSPGDSEGLTYAQLQVVTSSTHPPASSTTPEPPIIYAEVGTRGPR